Within the Enterobacter roggenkampii genome, the region TGTTCCGCGACAATGTCCTGTTGCACCCTACCGGCAGCACACGCCTGCGCGAAGGGGATATTCTCTGCGTGATTGGCCGCGAGCGTGACCTGCCCGCGCTGGGCAAGCTGTTCAGCCAGTCGCCGCCAGTGGCGCTGGACCAGCGTTTCTTCGGCGATTTTATTCTGGAAGCCAGCGCCAGGTTTGCCGATGTGGCGCTGATTTACGGCCTGGATGAAGGTGCTGAAGACGGAGATAGCCAGCAAACGCTGGGCGAAATCATCCAGCAGCGGCTTGGCGCTGCCCCGGTCGTGGGCGATCAGGTAGAGTTTGCCGGGATGATCTGGACGGTAGCAGAGAAAGAAGATAACGCGGTAAGGAAAGTCGGTTTGAGGCCGATGGAAGAGGAAGCGGAGTAGCGGTTTTTTGCCGGGTGGCGGCTTCGCCTTACCCGGCCTACAAAACCCTCGAACGTAGGCCGGGTAAGCGTTAGCGCCACCCGGCGAACATACGTTACACCGTCACAACCGGCACCCTCGGTGCCAGGGCACACATCAGTTCATACCCTACCGTGCCCGCCGCGGCCGCCACGTCATCAATTTTGATTTCGTTACCCCACAGCTCGACCGGGGAACCGATACCCGCCTGCGGGCATGGCGTCAGGTCAACGGCCAGCATATCCATAGATACGGTGCCTACCGTTCCCGTGCGGACTCCATCTACCCACACAGGCGTACCGGTCGGCGCAATGCGCGGGTAGCCGTCGGCATAGCCGCCCGCCACGATACCAATCCGCTGCTCGCCCTTTGCCCGATAGCGGCTACCGTAGCCCACCGTGTCGCCAGCTTTCAGGGTCTGCACACCAATGATTTCGCTGCGCAGGGTCATAACCGGCTTCAGGCCGCTGTTGGCGATATCCTGCCACTGGCCCGAGGGCGACGCGCCGTACAGAACGATCCCCGGACGCACCCAGTTGTAATGCGCCTCGGGATGCCACAGCGTGGCCGCCGAGTTGGACAGCGAGCGCGGGCAGTCCAGCCCTTCTGCCGCCTGCTCAATGCGGACCATGGCATCGGCGATACCGTCCGGTTTTTCCGCGTCGGCAAAGTGCGCCATCAGCGTCATTTCACCCACGTTCTTCAGGGCGCGCAGCTGCTGCCAGACCGTATGCACCCGCTCAGGCTGGAAGCCCAGGCGGTTCATGCCGCTGTTGACCTTGAGATAGATATCCAGCGGCGCGTGGAGCTTCGCATCCTGAATCGCTTTGATCTGCCAGTTGCTATGAACGCTGGTGGTCAGCCGGTACTTATCCAGCAGCGGCAGATCGTCGGCGTGGAAGAAGCCCTCCAGCAGCAGTATGGGCCCTTTCCAGCCGCGCTCGCGCAGCAGAATGGCCTCTTCAAGATTGAGTAACGCAAAGCCATCGGTGGCGCTCAGCGCGCTCCAGATACGGTCAATGCCGTGGCCGTAGGCATTCGCTTTCACCACCGACCACACGCGTGCGCCAGGTGCCGCCCGACGAACAATCTGCAGGTTATCCTTCAGGGCCTGCAGGTTCAGCTGAGCGAGAACAGGACGGGACATGACAACTCCTTAGTTATGTGCGCCGTGCAGGTGCTGTGGACGCGACGGCGTAAACCCCGATTGATAGCGCGCGACACTGAGATCGTCAAACGGAATGGCCGGCGTGCGTCCGGAAATCAGGTCGCTCAGCAGCTGCCCGGAGCCGCAGGCCATCGTCCAGCCAAGCGTACCGTGTCCGGTATTGGTCCACAGGTTTTTGAACGGCGTGCGCCCGACAATCGGCGTGCCGTCCGGCGTCATCGGACGCAGGCCGGTCCAGAAGGTCGCCTGCTCGACAAAGCCACCGCGCGGGAAGAGGTCCCCCACCACCATCTCCAGCGTTTCACGACGCGGTTTCAGCAGTTCGGTGTTGAAGCCGACAATCTCCGCCATGCCGCCTACGCGGATGCGGTTATCGAAGCGGGTAATGGCGATTTTATAGGTTTCATCCAGAATGGTAGAAACCGGTGCGCCGCTCTCCTCTTTTACCGGAATGGTCAGCGAGTAG harbors:
- the dadX gene encoding catabolic alanine racemase DadX, which gives rise to MSRPVLAQLNLQALKDNLQIVRRAAPGARVWSVVKANAYGHGIDRIWSALSATDGFALLNLEEAILLRERGWKGPILLLEGFFHADDLPLLDKYRLTTSVHSNWQIKAIQDAKLHAPLDIYLKVNSGMNRLGFQPERVHTVWQQLRALKNVGEMTLMAHFADAEKPDGIADAMVRIEQAAEGLDCPRSLSNSAATLWHPEAHYNWVRPGIVLYGASPSGQWQDIANSGLKPVMTLRSEIIGVQTLKAGDTVGYGSRYRAKGEQRIGIVAGGYADGYPRIAPTGTPVWVDGVRTGTVGTVSMDMLAVDLTPCPQAGIGSPVELWGNEIKIDDVAAAAGTVGYELMCALAPRVPVVTV